In a single window of the Candidatus Desulfofervidus auxilii genome:
- a CDS encoding class I SAM-dependent methyltransferase, with product MNKIDYFKITETPGLKATQEQITRLYHRYHFARQFAKEKDVLEVACGSGIGLGYLAQVANKVVGGDIDEKNVALAQRIHKYKQNVSVKLLDAHDLPFESESFDVILLYEAIYYLKSPAKFISEAKRVLKNGGHLIICTVNKDWKDFHPSPYTYKYFSVPELYCLLQEGGFVVKNIYGAFPIEKGFKSQIISIIKRMAVKFDLIPGSLAARAYLKRIFMGELKPLPEEVYEGMAPYEEPIILNPKEINREFKIIYVVGKK from the coding sequence ATGAATAAAATTGATTATTTTAAAATAACCGAAACTCCTGGACTTAAAGCTACACAAGAACAGATAACAAGACTATACCACCGTTATCATTTCGCTAGGCAATTTGCTAAAGAAAAGGATGTACTGGAAGTAGCTTGTGGAAGTGGTATTGGACTTGGATATCTGGCACAAGTGGCTAATAAGGTGGTGGGAGGAGATATTGATGAAAAAAATGTAGCTCTAGCACAAAGAATTCATAAATATAAACAAAATGTTTCTGTTAAACTGCTGGATGCCCATGATCTCCCTTTTGAGTCTGAAAGCTTTGATGTAATCCTGCTTTACGAAGCAATTTATTATCTCAAATCTCCTGCTAAATTTATTTCCGAGGCAAAAAGAGTACTAAAAAACGGAGGACATTTAATTATCTGCACAGTAAATAAAGATTGGAAGGATTTTCATCCCAGTCCTTATACATATAAGTATTTTTCTGTACCAGAACTTTATTGTCTGCTCCAAGAAGGTGGTTTTGTGGTTAAGAACATTTATGGCGCTTTTCCTATAGAAAAAGGATTTAAAAGTCAGATTATTTCTATAATAAAACGTATGGCTGTGAAGTTTGATTTGATCCCTGGTAGCTTAGCCGCCAGAGCTTATTTAAAGCGCATTTTTATGGGAGAACTTAAACCCCTTCCAGAAGAAGTTTATGAAGGAATGGCTCCTTATGAAGAACCAATCATTTTAAATCCCAAAGAAATTAATAGGGAGTTTAAGATAATTTATGTAGTAGGTAAGAAATGA